Proteins co-encoded in one Aspergillus flavus chromosome 2, complete sequence genomic window:
- a CDS encoding putative vanillin dehydrogenase (aldehyde dehydrogenase family protein): MSANGTDSKGVIPLIINNESLVTETVFDVHNPATGEVIDRCASASVDDVNRAVEAAKAAFPAWSKTKPYDRRDILMRAADIMLSRREELIKYQMEETGAGRMFVEKTFELGAGFIKDFAARIPSIEGSVPSVSEEGECAMVFKEPYGVVLGIAPWNAPYILGTRAIALPLAAGNTAILKGSELSPKCFWAIGDIFREAGLPAGCLNVVYHRPSDAAPVTTALIAHPAVRKISFTGSTQVGSIIASTAGKYVKPVVLELGGKASAIVLDDANLERAAMCCSLGAFMHSGQICMSTERIIVQQSVADRFRTMLADASEKVFGKHTPAPVLVASPAVKKNKQLVSDALSKGAELVYGERNDSEASGNSLRPVIVGNVTKDMDLYSAESFGPTVSLMVVDTEEDAVALANDTEYGLTSAVFTDNLFRGLRVAKQIESGAVHINSLTVHDEPVLPHGGWKSSGYGRFGGPAAYDEWLQTKTVTWVQ; the protein is encoded by the exons atGTCTGCAAACGGTACGGACAGCAAAGGGGTAATCCCGCTCATCATTAACAATGAATCGCTCGTGACGGAAACTGTCTTCGATGTGCATAACCCCGCGACGGGTGAAGTCATTGACCGCTGTGCCAGTGCGTCCGTTGACGATGTCAACCGTGCGGTGGAGGCGGCGAAGGCAGCCTTCCCCGCGTGGAGCAAGACAAAGCCGTACGATCGCAGGGATATCCTGATGAGGGCGGCAGACATTATGCTTTCCCGAAGGGAGGAGTTGATCAAGTATCAAATGGAGGAGACAGGCGCGGGCAGAATGTTCGTGGAGAAGACATTCGAGCTGGGTGCGGGATTCATCAAGGATTTCGCCGCACGGATTCCGTCCATCGAGGGTTCAGTCCCATCGGTGTCCGAAGAGGGAGAGTGTGCGATGGTCTTTAAAGAGCCTTATGGTGTGGTCTTGGGAATTGCACCATG GAATGCTCCCTATATACTTGGGACCCGCGCCATCGCTCTTCCCCTTGCCGCAGGCAATACAGCAATTTTAAAGGGCTCTGAACTGTCCCCCAAGTGTTTCTGGGCTATTGGCGATATCTTCCGGGAAGCTGGTCTTCCCGCAGGGTGTCTCAATGTGGTCTACCACCGACCCTCTGATGCAGCGCCTGTTACCACTGCTCTTATTGCCCATCCAGCCGTTCGCAAAATCAGCTTTACCGGCAGCACTCAAGTAGGATCAATCATTGCATCAACCGCCGGCAAATATGTGAAGCCCGTTGTCCTCGAACTGGGCGGCAAGGCGTCAGCTATTGTATTAGATGATGCCAACCTGGAGAGGGCCGCCATGTGTTGCAGTCTTGGAGCATTCATGCAT TCCGGTCAAATCTGCATGTCCACCGAGCGCATCATCGTGCAGCAATCCGTCGCAGACCGATTCCGCACCATGCTGGCAGATGCATCCGAGAAAGTATTCGGGAAACACACACCGGCACCAGTTCTTGTAGCATCCCCTGCAGTCAAGAAAAATAAGCAGTTGGTGTCCGATGCGCTTTCGAAGGGTGCCGAGCTTGTTTATGGAGAACGCAATGACTCTGAGGCGTCCGGCAATAGCCTGCGGCCTGTGATCGTGGGCAATGTCACCAAGGACATGGACCTCTATTCTGCAGAATCATTCGGCCCTACCGTTTCCCTGATGGTCGTCGACACTGAAGAAGACGCCGTGGCGCTGGCTAATGACACCGAATACGGCCTCACATCTGCAGTTTTCACAGACAATCTCTTCCGGGGACTACGGGTAGCCAAGCAGATTGAATCTGG GGCTGTCCACATCAACTCCCTTACCGTGCACGACGAACCGGTCTTGCCACACGGTGGATGGAAAAGCAGCGGGTATGGCCGGTTCGGAGGACCCGCCGCGTACGATGAATGGTTGCAAACCAAGACAGTTACCTGGGTGCAGTAG
- a CDS encoding uncharacterized protein (uncharacterized protein family UPF0390) — MVQGSLKKKAGTGPKRPRALGPKPGPRQIAPKKQSLIKQQKMTKKLTAGLISKTERNLAQKAGHLELLAGGKKDKKKENGNKGGK; from the exons ATGGTCCAAGGCTCCctaaagaagaaggccggtACGGGCCCGAAACG GCCGCGTGCTCTGGGTCCAAAGCCGGGTCCGAGGCAGATTGCTCCTAAGAAACAGTCGTTGATTAAGCAgcagaagatgacgaag AAACTTACGGCTGGGTTGATCTCGAAGACGGAGCGGAATCTTGCGCAGAAGGCGGGACATTTGGAGTTGCTTGCTggggggaagaaggataagaagaaagagaatgggAATAAGGGTGGGAAATAA
- a CDS encoding GPI anchored serine-threonine rich protein (extracellular serine-threonine rich protein) produces the protein MRFSIFGALTALAALATAHTDPDYSQGPTGNPIYTPGLNEAVPVGKPYAITWGPTTEGTVSLVLLRGESTNMQTLETIAEQIPNNGKFEWTPSTSLEADVTHYGLLLVVEGTGQYQYSTQFGISNPNGASSSSSAAPEVPTSTAANPGASSSATSYVTYEITTTICPETETAPATAAPTASTSAPVIPPPAQSHSWGTGGVSVPVVSPTNTPYLPTTLRSSSAPSGTASSTTPGVPLFTSGADRNAISFGAAAAGVLAVLAF, from the coding sequence atgCGTTTCTCCATCTTCGGTGCTCTCACTGCCCTCGCGGCTCTGGCTACTGCCCACACCGACCCTGACTACAGCCAGGGTCCTACTGGCAACCCCATCTACACTCCCGGTCTGAACGAGGCCGTGCCCGTTGGCAAGCCCTACGCCATCACCTGGGGTCCTACCACCGAGGGCACCGTCTCTCTGGTCCTTCTCCGTGGCGAGAGCACGAACATGCAGACTCTCGAGACTATTGCCGAGCAGATCCCCAACAACGGCAAGTTCGAATGGACTCCCAGCACCAGCCTTGAGGCCGATGTCACCCACTACGGTCTCCTCCTGGTCGTCGAGGGAACTGGCCAGTACCAGTACTCCACCCAGTTCGGTATCTCCAACCCTAACggcgcttcttcttcctcctctgcTGCTCCTGAGGTTCCCACCTCGACCGCTGCCAACCCCGgtgcttcttcttccgccaCCTCTTACGTGACTTACGAGATCACCACTACTATCTGCCCCGAGACTGAGACCGCTCCCGCTACTGCCGCTCCTACCGCTTCCACCAGCGCTCCTGTCATCCCTCCTCCTGCTCAGTCTCACTCCTGGGGCACTGGCGGTGTTAGCGTCCCTGTCGTCTCTCCCACCAACACCCCCTACCTCCCCACCACCCTGCGCAGCTCCTCTGCTCCCTCTGGCACtgcctccagcaccacccCTGGTGTTCCTCTGTTCACCAGCGGTGCTGACCGCAACGCCATCAGCTTCGGTGCTGCCGCCGCTGGTGTTCTTGCTGTCCTCGCTTTCTAA